Below is a window of Nitrospirota bacterium DNA.
TCATTGAGCGCAACCGTCACCTTATCAATCACCTTAAGCCCGCCCTTTTCCTTGACAATGGACTTGACCTTCTCCGCCTCATCAGGCCGCACATAGTTCTCGGCAAGCACTCGCTTGACGGTCTTCATCCCGTCATCTATGATCGAATCATCAGTTGACGCGCAATACTGCCCAAGAAGATACTCAAGGACATACACCGGCACATTCGCACCTTCCTTGATTTTCTTGGTCAAGTCCTTTCGGACAACCTTACCGCCAAAATGTTTATTAAGCAGATTATCCAATTCCGTATTCATCAAGTGCTCCTTCCCTTAAAAATCGCTGGTAAAAGCCCTGTCTATCCTCACAGGGATTGACATATCTTCAATATCAGTAGCAGCATTACGGAATATCAGGCGATACTGCTTACCAACCGGGAATGCCATGTTCTTTAATGTCAGGACAACTTCTTTCTTACGGTCAACCATCTCTTGAGATACACTGTCGAATTTTAGGGTCTGTATATCGCTTACCGGCTCATTGCCTGCATAAATCCCGATCTTATAAGTAACTGCCCTGATCCTTTCAGACACGGCATCGGTTTGAATAATCTCAAACCTATGCCTTCCTGTCGTAATACGATGGTCCTGCCCCAGAACCTGCAATCCAACAGTCTTTTCCCGCGTTTTGTCTTTTTCATCGCCCCGCACCTGCTCGACCGTAATAACCGGGATCACTACCTCCTGCAAGCTCATACCTCCATGGAAGTACCGCGCTCCCCCTGTAAAATAGAATAAGCTTATCCCTTTAGGCACAACGAACTGCATATCCTTTTCTGATGAAATGCCGGCCGTAAGAGAGACATTGCCGCGATGAACATCCTCATTTCCTGAGATCTTTTTCCCGGTTATAAAACGCTTGTTCGTTTTGAAAATCTCGCCGTTAAATTTTATGTCTGAGTCCCGGCCTGTGTTACGAATTGTCGCATCCGGGGATTTTTCACTGTAGATAAACCCGTGATCCGCACTAACAAAGACAAATCTTGCATTCAACTGATTCATTACAAAAGAGACTATATCGCAGACTTCATCAATAGCCTTGTGCACTGCGGAAAATGTTTTGTTCTCAGTCCTGGCGTCATCACCCAGGGCATCAATCGTATTGTGATATACATAAACGATATTCTTACCGCGCACGAGTTCCCGAGCATCCTCCCGGCTCATGCGGATTAAATCTTCGCACTTTATAGCAAGTCCCTTCTTCACAGATAATATATCGCTTCTCTGCTCGATACCTGCACATGGTCTACCATCAACAAGTACATCACCCTTGTCTGAAATTACTAAACGCGTATGCGGCAGAAGAGCCGCCATACCGAGTGCTGTATATGAAGGGACACATCCAAGCATCGGCTCTATCCTGGCCTTAAAACGATATCGTCCATTAAGGGCTTCGCTGACCTCAACACCCGCCTCATAACGCAGAGCATCACTGACAATTACAAAAACTGCCGCGTTTTTATCACCGGCCTTACGTTCAGGATATTTCCCGAAGAAGTCATACTGATTGGTTACACCGTCAATACACCAATTATCCAGACTTGCCTTTTCTTCCCATAGAATCGCCAGGGTCTCAAGAAACCAGTTTTGATACAAGTCTTCCATCTCATCCTTGAGGTCTTTGAGCACTGCCCAGCCTTTGGAGTCTGCGATGCCCGCATATTCGGAAAAAAGACGATATTGACGGTCAAATTCATGAAGATCCGTGATGTATGCATCAAAAATCCCTTTTGAATTCGCATAAGAGAATCCGCGAGGAAAACTGTTTTTCCTGTCTATAAAAGTTGTCGCGGCAATAATCGCTTCGTAGACCGACCACAACGCCTCCCTTGGAATATATTCATCGCCAAGCCGCCGGTTTGCCCAGTGCTTTTCCTGACGGAGACGGCAGAAAGAAATGATAGAATCTTTATCTAACGTATCCCGATGCTCACGGACGTAAGTCTTGATCCTGCCGGCACATAATTTCTCCACTGCAAAGAATGTGACAGCTCCTTTTATCGCATCAAAAACCTTATCATCATTATCCAGATCCATGACGTCCTTCAAATATCGCTCAATGCAGACAGCCTCAGCCACCATCTCAGAAAGACAATCATACGATGCAGCCATCTTTACGCTGTCACGCCACTCACTCATGCAGACCGCGGCATCACGTCCAAAATTACCGGGTAATACAAACTGCCGTACATTCTCCGGCAGGGCAGGGCCGATAGAGATATGAAGATCACTCACAAGAAGACATGTCAGGAGATGTCTCGTGTTAGGCTGTTCAGACTGATAACCAAAGGCCTCCCTCGCAAATCTCCAGAACACATCCTCCAGTTCCATCTTTTGTATATCAACGAATCTTGCAGGTATGGAGTCCAGCCCCTCTTCAAATGGAAAGGAGGTATATAATGAGTGAATTATATCAAAAAAGCGGTCACTGTCCGCCTTCACCAGCACTGCCAGTATCTTCCTGTCAATATCTTCCGACCTATCCCCCGGCGCAATTATTTTTTTTAGCTGAGCCATCCTTTGCCTGTTGGCAAAGAATTTCTTTCGTTTGGCTATGTGTTCACGCAAAGAATGGGTCCTTAATCCAAGCTCCTCAACAATCATGGATGCGGTATCCGCATAAAATTGATAGCTGTATAACCGCACATCAAGAAGCCAATCATCTTCAGGCCGCGGGATTTCGGCGGCAGAATATACAAGAAACTTATCACCTGGCCTCTCAAGCTCTATAATCACCTTGGTCTTTAACTGTCCGATCATTTCAGGCCGCAGGATATTGATGTCGTCATTTCCATCCGGGCCATCAAACCCCATAGAGGGTAACATTTCCTCAAACTCTCTTTCGGGATCATTCCAGAAAACGACCCTGTGTTTTAAGAACAGTTCTGCCAGTCTTTCTTTTATACGTTCAATATTCATGGTTGTTCCAACATTCTTTTGCCATGCGAAGTTAGCCGATATTTTTGCAAACGGCTATTAGGCTTGTCAGGTATCGTCATTTCAATCAACCCTATATCCAATGCTGGACGCAGGTATAGTAACCTGAAATTTTTCTCCGCTTTAAGAGCTAATTTATTCTGTAATGACCGTCTGTCCATATCTCCTTTAAATACACTTAATAAACGCAGTACTTCGGGTGTGACTTCGGGTGTGACTTCGGGTGTGACTTGTTCTGTAACTTTAGGCAACTCAAGAAACCTTGGATGAATGGGCAATTCTACCAGGAAATAAGTGCGATCTTCATCTGTATGAAAAATCGGCAAAGGAGAGTCGTTTCTTTTTATTGCCTGCAAAAGCTTCGGAAATCCTGTTCCGCGCCCCTCTGTCATATCAAGTTCTTTTAAAAACTCTCCTATTCTGCGGTTACGGTATCTTCCCTTAGGAGGCAATACAGAACGCCCATCTTTTTCTGCTACCCCAATAACAATGTAGCCACCACCAAGATTATGAATATCATTGGCAAAGGCGCACATAGTGTGAAGCACAGCCTCCGGGTTCCATCCAGCTTTAAACTCCAACCGCTCCCATTCAACGGTTCTCGCAGTTAATAAATCGTTGATATTAATCGGTAGCTGCATCTTCTTCCTCTTTTACCCCGGAGATCTTTTTTACATCAGTCAGAAGGCTACCAAATTTTGCGTAATTGACCTTGACTCCGTCATCGAGGTCAAGCCTGATCTTTTTGTCCGCGTAGTGGCGCAAAAGCTCATCAAACTTCAGGAGCTCAGCCTGCTGTCTTCGCAATTCGATTATCTCTCGTTGGATCTTATTCGCAGCACTCCCTGACACAGCATCTCTATCCTTTTCAAGATGCTCTATCTGCCGTGAAATCCTGGTCTGGAGCGGCAGTACATATTCAGTACGCATACGGGACAGAGTGCCTTCATTATAGCGGTGCAGATAGACTATCGCCTGGAATGCCTTTTCCTTGCCGCTTGAGAAAAGCCAATAGATAGGTCTGTTCTTATAGGTCTGGCAATGGTCTTTAAAGAAACCATCAGCAAAATACCGGCGGATGACCTCACGGCTTGACTCTCCGGATTTCCTGCCTATGGCATCAGCGATAAAATCCAGATTGGAATCCAGACCCTTTTTATCCCATGCGGTCTCAATAAACCTGATAAACCGGCACGCTGCATCATCCTCAAACCATTCGCGCTCGGTGATGGGAATGATGCCGTCCTCATCAGCAGGAAACGTCTCATACTTATTCGCGTCAAACTCATTATTCCCTGTGTGGGCATACACAAGGCCCGGTATATCCAGAGAATATCGGCCCATCATGCAGCTAACCGCGTAACTGATAAGCTCCTTCATCGTATCTTCTTTGAAGCGAGTCTCACGTGCATCATCCGTAAGATCGCCTTTGTAGCGGTAGTGCGGGTTAGCAAAAAGCGTGATCTCCTCGATAGGGACATCGGGGGTAAGCTCGTCCTGGAGGCCGTATGCCTCGATGAAGATGCGGTTGTTTTCTTCTTCGAGCTTCTTCATTTGATCGGTTATTTGATGGCAGTAAATACGGTAATTATGATACGCATTAAAAGTTTTACCATCGCTATCATTCATACGTAATATCGCCAGTTCTCTAAAATTCCACGATATTTCGAATGCGTCCCAGTCCATGACTGCAATATTAATTATTTTCTCAATGATCCGTTTGATTTGTTGCGTTATATTCTCAATACCCACCACTGGAATTCTTTTAAGATCGCCAACTTGGAAGTTGAGAGTGGGATTTACTATTATTAAGAACAATTCTGTTAATTTACTGTTTAGCAACCCAAGAAAATAATGAATAAGATTCTTAGGTGGGAACGCCTTAGAACCTCCTACATCAAATATCCCTCCTTCAACTGAATATCTTGCACTAAACTTTGCACTTGTAATTAGCCCCCAAGTTATTCCTTCCTTAAAGTAATGGGTTTCAGATCTTGGTATGTTTGGATTCTTACCAATCAGAGCTTTTCTGATGGCTTGCCCATCATATTCCCAATTGACAACATCAACGTCATTTCCGTACCATTTCCTAAATCCTCCACCTTTTGAATAAGGGAACCATTTAGCTTGAGATTGTAAGGCCTCCTTCTTATCTTTACATCCAAAGTTGATTTTGTATTTGTTAACCTCAACCCAACACCTTGTAAAAACATCGTTGTTTGTAGTACCTAAACCTTGCCTAGGTGTTGCATAGGTTTCAAAAACATTGCTATTTTCAAATATATACCTAATCTTCTCACTCACCCAATACGCGATTGGCGAGCCGGGGATCTTTTTGAAGTCGTCAGAAGACGCATCTTTTAGGCGATCATTTTTGATTGGGAATTCTCTGGGGATGTTCTCTTCTATCAGGTCGCTATAATCTACAAAAGAGAAGCTGCCTTTATATTGCTGAATCTTCTTATTAATCCACACTGTTGCATTAGTTCCAAATGCTATACCCATCACCCCATTGGACATATGAACCATATTCCGTATGGCTGACATCTCAAACATTTTATAACGCATCTTTTCAAACGAAGACAGAAACATCCAGCTCTGCATCGTCACCATTGCATTATAACCGATTCCATCCTTTGCCATCTCAAACCCACGCTCGATGAACATTGCAAACAGGTCTGATTTTGTGTCCGGATATTGACTCCTCGCAAACTCCTTAAGAGTAGCGTTCATTCCCTTCCCACCCATATACGGCGGGTTGGCAATCACGCAGTCGTAATGCCTTGACAATAAGACTGCCTGCTTTAATAAACCAGTAACAACCTCTGCCTCTTTCTGCTCAAGCATGTCGCCGGATTTCATCTTGTCAGCTATTTCCTTTATCTCCGGCAGTTTTCTTTTTAAATCATCAGGCACCCTTATAAGTGAGCCGAATGTACTGGCATTTTCAAACAGCGCGATTAATTCCTTTGCCTCTTTGAAGTGCACTACCATGCCACTGCCGCTCTTTATACATATAACGTTGGGGCTAACGTCTTTCCTGAATATCTCCCTGTCATCCACCCTTGCCTTCATCATCAGGGCAAACCCGGAAAGCTGGGCAGCACGCTCGTCAATCTCCAGACCAAAAAGGTTCCTGGTCAGGATGAGCGCCGGGATGTCTTTTTCGCGGTATCCGCGCTCAAGATAAATCTGCTTCAGGAGATCATACGCCTCAACCAGGATATGGCCTGAGCCGCTGGCCGGGTCTAAAACCGTCAACTCTTCCGGATTAATCGCTTCCGGGGTGATTTCTTTGAGCCTGGCCCTGACATCTTCATCCTGCGGCGCCGGCTCAATGTAATACTCCATATTTTCTTTTATCCCTGAAGCAGGATAGGTGGCAAGCCATTTGGCGCCAAGCGAATTCTGCACCATATATTTTACAATCCAGTTCGGCGTAAAGAGCTGGGTGACCGCCGGAATGTCCTCAGTTCTATACGCCTTCTTCGCCTTCATAAGCGCATCCTTTTTCTCAGAGATGTAGAACTGATAGAGCCAGCCGATGATCTCAACCTCTTTCCAGTCATCTTCCGGAATCTCGCTTACCATGTGCCGGATAACAGAATCAGTGTTGAGGAGATTGTCCGGCAGAAGAAGCTCAGTCGGGTCATCAAGGCGCTCAAAGAGAAACGGCATGGCCGCATTTAAGTCATTGCACTGGGCTATAAGAAGCCTGCGATATAATTCATTATCTTTACCGGCCTCCATTTTAAGCCTGATGATCTCCTCTTTCTCAAGGCCGTCCAGCCGCTCAATAAATTGCGCCTTCTCAAGAATCTCCGGCTCAGCATGGCCTTCGGGATGGCTTAGCACGCGATAGCCATGGGCGAGATAGCCGTTCACCTCCATAAAACGGATGGCAGCGATACGGTTAAACCATGTGTAGGCAACCTCTTCAATAACCTGAGGGAAGGAGGACTTTTTAATCTGGTCAAGCAGGAGATTGCGGGCAGCCGCAATCCCTTTTGGAAATGCCCGCCCGCCAATAAAGGCAAAATCGCCCTGGACAGTACAGGGCTCGGCCTTTTCCTTAGAGATCCCATAATAGTGTGCCCGATCAGTGACCGCCTTTATGAACTCTTCCCGCGCCGCAGGGGCATAAGTTTTAAGCCTGCTTTTATTCATTATTCAACCCTTATCCGCTTGCCTTCTTTAATAGCCCCTTTTAACTTTCCGCTTAAATTATCTATAAACTCATCAACATCTGCATCAGATTCAAGGTAGGGTTTGCTTGACTCGTTGCGGACATGAACAATCTGCACTTCCCTGACCCGTGGACTGTCCGCGTCTCTGGAGACTGTTTTGGCCACGCGATTCATTTCTGCCTCAAAGATATTCTTCGCCTCATCCTCAAACCGGGTGATGTTTGCAATACTCTCGTCGCTCTCAAGCCTCTCGCCAACTGCTATGTAAGCCCTATTGGCCCGTTCTATATCCTGAGGTAAAGCCTTAAGATCCTGCGCTTCTTTAACAAATCGCTCTGTAAGAGTGGTTATGACCCTGCTTGCATTATCCCTCGCATCGGCAAGTAACTTGTCGTTAGCTTGACCCACCTTTTGAATCAGCGAGGCGGCTTCACGAATGATGCCGTAGGGTGCCGGTGCATTTAGAATCTCCCGCATCCTTGTCAATGCGGTTTTGATATCTTCGCCCTTTTCAAGATCGTACCTGTTAATCTCAAATCGAGACATTGCATCACGCAGCTCATCCCATTGTGGCCGCTGTTTGGTATAAAAACCATTTATATCACTAAATGTATTTGCGGCGCTTATAAGTCCGTCACGGTTTTCTAATAATCGCTCTATTAACTCAACGCTGTCATGACCGTCTAATAGCAGTTCAACCAATCTGGCTATCTCCTGAATATCTGTCAGCCCGGGGTATTTCCCTGTCCCGGCAAGTGTCTTATGCTGGTTTATGGCCTCCCGCCAATCTTCCAGTTTCTGCCTCAGAAACTGATAAAGCGGCAGTTCCTTGTCAGGCCCCATTTGTCCGAATACCTCCTGGCCCAATTTGCGTGCGTTTTCAATATGGGCGAGGTCAACCACTTTACGCTGTCGAACCGTTACCTTTTTCCAGTTACTTGTCCGCATGATAACTTCCTCCACCCGTCGGCGCTCAAGATTCCCTCCGCTAAAGATAAACTGTATTTCTCCAAGACAAAATAGCTTGGTAAGTATAAGCGCTGTTTCCCACTCATTCCATCCATATGGACGGGCGGCGAAGCGTTCTATTATATCGCTTGCAACCATCTGTTTACTTTGCAGGGCACATAATGAGATATAATCCCGCACTTCTCTTGCTGCCATCGGGTTATTGTCAGGAAGGTTCATATCAAACACTTTTTGCGCAGTATCATCATGGCGCAGCACTGACGGGATCTCTGCCTGAGGATTAGTGAACGGGTGTTCAATGTATCCCATTTTGGAAAAGCTGTTGTCAACGAGATAATCCAGGGCATTACTCGACACAATAAACGGGTCTACTGCGTCTGCGCGCCATTCCAGGCCATTAATGTAATATTCCGCCCGACTCAAAAGTTCTCTGACGAGCTCTATGATCCTACCCTTACGCTCGCGATTCTCGGACTTGCGCTCATCAAGGATACGCTTTATCACGGGGTTGCCTTCGTACTTATGACCAACATACTTATCTGTCTTCAGAAATGTCTGTACTTCTTTCCCCAGAAGATCGCTATCCGGTAATTTGATGACAATGCAGCCATTATCGTTGATGCTTTCCCCGATACATCGGAGCGAATTATAAAAAGAATATTCGTCATAAAAAGCAGAGATAACGGAAATAGTAAGGCCCCGCTCAACACGTCCGCCGCAGACCTGTAAATCACACATCCGCAGGAGATCAAAATCTTTCCCGGTCTTTACGTAACGATGTTTTTTCTCGCCCCGGTAAATATCCTCAAAGATTATTTTACTTAATGCGCGGCTTTCATCGCCAAAGCCCAAGTCCGTATTCTTGATCTCACGGCTGACATCCTGTTCTTCATTGGTAAGGAAATAATAATTCTCCCCGCTTCGGGCGATGAGCGTTTCCTTTTCAAGCCTTAAAAGGGACTCTTCGATCTTTTTGCGGAGGATAAGACGATCTTCATCAATTCCTTCTATGCATAAAGTGACAAGGTTATCTACGTTTCCTTTAACCTCCTGAATATAGCGGATCATAAACAGCGCCTTAAGTATGGAAACATCAAACTCATGGAGCGTCTTATTCTGGCTTGCCTGATCAATCGTGCGTTTGACTGCGGTATCAAGGAAACTCTCAATAGAAGGATAAAACCAGTAAAGCGGCACGAGGACCCCTGTGTCTTTTGAGGCTGCCTGCTGGGCCGCGAACTGAAACGCATCCAGCATGGAGCGTTCTCCGCGGGATAGATGCAGCCCTGTGGCTCCAGCGCGGCGGATCGTTTCAAATACCTTTTGAATCAGCTTGAATTGATAGGGGACAAAAGGGTAATTGCTCACGAATTCATCGGGATTGTTATAGGACAGAAGGGTCATACCGGTATCCGGAGTAAAGGTAAGCTGATTTTTCAAGATATCGGCATTGGGTGTATATAGTTTCTTCAGCCCGGCAACGCAGTCATCGTTCTTTTCCAGAAGCCGACGCTGAATGACTTCGTCTGTATTTGAGCTTGATAAGGAGATCCGCGTCTTGAACCGGCCCTGAATCTTTGAAAAATCATTTCTACGGGCATTACTAAGAGATCCCAGAACAGTGTCAATATCCTCCTGAGAGGTAACGACGACCCATGCCCTGC
It encodes the following:
- the pglX gene encoding BREX-1 system adenine-specific DNA-methyltransferase PglX, which produces MNKSRLKTYAPAAREEFIKAVTDRAHYYGISKEKAEPCTVQGDFAFIGGRAFPKGIAAARNLLLDQIKKSSFPQVIEEVAYTWFNRIAAIRFMEVNGYLAHGYRVLSHPEGHAEPEILEKAQFIERLDGLEKEEIIRLKMEAGKDNELYRRLLIAQCNDLNAAMPFLFERLDDPTELLLPDNLLNTDSVIRHMVSEIPEDDWKEVEIIGWLYQFYISEKKDALMKAKKAYRTEDIPAVTQLFTPNWIVKYMVQNSLGAKWLATYPASGIKENMEYYIEPAPQDEDVRARLKEITPEAINPEELTVLDPASGSGHILVEAYDLLKQIYLERGYREKDIPALILTRNLFGLEIDERAAQLSGFALMMKARVDDREIFRKDVSPNVICIKSGSGMVVHFKEAKELIALFENASTFGSLIRVPDDLKRKLPEIKEIADKMKSGDMLEQKEAEVVTGLLKQAVLLSRHYDCVIANPPYMGGKGMNATLKEFARSQYPDTKSDLFAMFIERGFEMAKDGIGYNAMVTMQSWMFLSSFEKMRYKMFEMSAIRNMVHMSNGVMGIAFGTNATVWINKKIQQYKGSFSFVDYSDLIEENIPREFPIKNDRLKDASSDDFKKIPGSPIAYWVSEKIRYIFENSNVFETYATPRQGLGTTNNDVFTRCWVEVNKYKINFGCKDKKEALQSQAKWFPYSKGGGFRKWYGNDVDVVNWEYDGQAIRKALIGKNPNIPRSETHYFKEGITWGLITSAKFSARYSVEGGIFDVGGSKAFPPKNLIHYFLGLLNSKLTELFLIIVNPTLNFQVGDLKRIPVVGIENITQQIKRIIEKIINIAVMDWDAFEISWNFRELAILRMNDSDGKTFNAYHNYRIYCHQITDQMKKLEEENNRIFIEAYGLQDELTPDVPIEEITLFANPHYRYKGDLTDDARETRFKEDTMKELISYAVSCMMGRYSLDIPGLVYAHTGNNEFDANKYETFPADEDGIIPITEREWFEDDAACRFIRFIETAWDKKGLDSNLDFIADAIGRKSGESSREVIRRYFADGFFKDHCQTYKNRPIYWLFSSGKEKAFQAIVYLHRYNEGTLSRMRTEYVLPLQTRISRQIEHLEKDRDAVSGSAANKIQREIIELRRQQAELLKFDELLRHYADKKIRLDLDDGVKVNYAKFGSLLTDVKKISGVKEEEDAATD
- the pglZ gene encoding BREX-1 system phosphatase PglZ type A, whose amino-acid sequence is MNIERIKERLAELFLKHRVVFWNDPEREFEEMLPSMGFDGPDGNDDINILRPEMIGQLKTKVIIELERPGDKFLVYSAAEIPRPEDDWLLDVRLYSYQFYADTASMIVEELGLRTHSLREHIAKRKKFFANRQRMAQLKKIIAPGDRSEDIDRKILAVLVKADSDRFFDIIHSLYTSFPFEEGLDSIPARFVDIQKMELEDVFWRFAREAFGYQSEQPNTRHLLTCLLVSDLHISIGPALPENVRQFVLPGNFGRDAAVCMSEWRDSVKMAASYDCLSEMVAEAVCIERYLKDVMDLDNDDKVFDAIKGAVTFFAVEKLCAGRIKTYVREHRDTLDKDSIISFCRLRQEKHWANRRLGDEYIPREALWSVYEAIIAATTFIDRKNSFPRGFSYANSKGIFDAYITDLHEFDRQYRLFSEYAGIADSKGWAVLKDLKDEMEDLYQNWFLETLAILWEEKASLDNWCIDGVTNQYDFFGKYPERKAGDKNAAVFVIVSDALRYEAGVEVSEALNGRYRFKARIEPMLGCVPSYTALGMAALLPHTRLVISDKGDVLVDGRPCAGIEQRSDILSVKKGLAIKCEDLIRMSREDARELVRGKNIVYVYHNTIDALGDDARTENKTFSAVHKAIDEVCDIVSFVMNQLNARFVFVSADHGFIYSEKSPDATIRNTGRDSDIKFNGEIFKTNKRFITGKKISGNEDVHRGNVSLTAGISSEKDMQFVVPKGISLFYFTGGARYFHGGMSLQEVVIPVITVEQVRGDEKDKTREKTVGLQVLGQDHRITTGRHRFEIIQTDAVSERIRAVTYKIGIYAGNEPVSDIQTLKFDSVSQEMVDRKKEVVLTLKNMAFPVGKQYRLIFRNAATDIEDMSIPVRIDRAFTSDF
- the brxC gene encoding BREX system P-loop protein BrxC, encoding MKIKAIFKKDIFRAINGVIKAEQKDEASIYQELDELVLTKELTGHLDRFFSVYADTVDDPISSDAAGKVGVWVSGFFGSGKSHFIKVLYYLFANTSVKKDGKNKTALQFFEEKISDAMLAGTVKRVAGKDIDAILFNIDSKADQSRGRDAILSVFLKVLNELQGYSPDHPHIAHMERYLDKKNKLDDFKREYRALTNEEWDDRRVDWQFNQDEIVKSLTRVLGQSEESCHRWIDHAETDFSLTVENFARWVKEYLDAKGPSHRLFFFVDEIGQFIGSDGHLMLSLQTIVENLGVACAGRAWVVVTSQEDIDTVLGSLSNARRNDFSKIQGRFKTRISLSSSNTDEVIQRRLLEKNDDCVAGLKKLYTPNADILKNQLTFTPDTGMTLLSYNNPDEFVSNYPFVPYQFKLIQKVFETIRRAGATGLHLSRGERSMLDAFQFAAQQAASKDTGVLVPLYWFYPSIESFLDTAVKRTIDQASQNKTLHEFDVSILKALFMIRYIQEVKGNVDNLVTLCIEGIDEDRLILRKKIEESLLRLEKETLIARSGENYYFLTNEEQDVSREIKNTDLGFGDESRALSKIIFEDIYRGEKKHRYVKTGKDFDLLRMCDLQVCGGRVERGLTISVISAFYDEYSFYNSLRCIGESINDNGCIVIKLPDSDLLGKEVQTFLKTDKYVGHKYEGNPVIKRILDERKSENRERKGRIIELVRELLSRAEYYINGLEWRADAVDPFIVSSNALDYLVDNSFSKMGYIEHPFTNPQAEIPSVLRHDDTAQKVFDMNLPDNNPMAAREVRDYISLCALQSKQMVASDIIERFAARPYGWNEWETALILTKLFCLGEIQFIFSGGNLERRRVEEVIMRTSNWKKVTVRQRKVVDLAHIENARKLGQEVFGQMGPDKELPLYQFLRQKLEDWREAINQHKTLAGTGKYPGLTDIQEIARLVELLLDGHDSVELIERLLENRDGLISAANTFSDINGFYTKQRPQWDELRDAMSRFEINRYDLEKGEDIKTALTRMREILNAPAPYGIIREAASLIQKVGQANDKLLADARDNASRVITTLTERFVKEAQDLKALPQDIERANRAYIAVGERLESDESIANITRFEDEAKNIFEAEMNRVAKTVSRDADSPRVREVQIVHVRNESSKPYLESDADVDEFIDNLSGKLKGAIKEGKRIRVE
- a CDS encoding putative DNA binding domain-containing protein; this encodes MQLPININDLLTARTVEWERLEFKAGWNPEAVLHTMCAFANDIHNLGGGYIVIGVAEKDGRSVLPPKGRYRNRRIGEFLKELDMTEGRGTGFPKLLQAIKRNDSPLPIFHTDEDRTYFLVELPIHPRFLELPKVTEQVTPEVTPEVTPEVLRLLSVFKGDMDRRSLQNKLALKAEKNFRLLYLRPALDIGLIEMTIPDKPNSRLQKYRLTSHGKRMLEQP